In one window of Phoenix dactylifera mitochondrion, complete genome DNA:
- the ccmB gene encoding cytochrome c biogenesis B: MRRLFLEKLHKQIFPSTPITSFFSFLSYIVVTPLMIGFEKHFSCYSHLGPIRIPLLFSFPPEPFPRNEKESGRLELYYLSAYCLPKILLLQLVGHRVIQISRVFRGFPMLQLPYQFDRSGMDRLNIPLGSPALTLLCGIHSRLALGITSSSAWNSSQNPSTSPTSLPPTVSRTSIETEWFHVLSSIGYFSPFVSLYPISVSISSQD, from the coding sequence ATGAGACGACTCTTTCTTGAAAAATTGCATAAGCAGATCTTCCCATCCACACCAATCACGAGTTTTTTTTCATTCCTATCGTATATCGTCGTCACGCCCTTAATGATAGGTTTTGAAAAACACTTTTCATGTTATTCCCATTTAGGTCCGATTCGGATCCCTCTGTTGTTTTCCTTTCCTCCCGAACCTTTTCCTCGAAATGAGAAAGAATCTGGAAGACTCGAATTGTATTATTTAAGTGCTTATTGCTTGCCAAAGATCCTACTTCTACAATTGGTAGGTCACCGGGTTATTCAAATAAGTCGTGTTTTCCGTGGTTTTCCCATGTTACAACTTCCGTACCAATTCGATCGATCCGGAATGGATCGGTTAAACATTCCATTAGGGAGCCCGGCCTTGACTCTTCTGTGTGGTATTCATTCTCGTTTGGCTCTTGGAATCACATCCAGCAGTGCTTGGAACAGCTCGCAAAATCCAAGCACTTCACCTACTTCATTGCCCCCAACCGTTTCCCGTACCTCTATTGAAACAGAATGGTTTCATGTTCTTTCATCGATTGGTTATTTCTCTCCGTTCGTATCTCTTTATCCAATTTCGGTCTCGATTAGTTCACAAGATTGA